One window of the Perca flavescens isolate YP-PL-M2 chromosome 16, PFLA_1.0, whole genome shotgun sequence genome contains the following:
- the LOC114571380 gene encoding ubiquitin-conjugating enzyme E2 L3, with the protein MNRRLIKELEEIRKCGAKHFRSIQVDESNLLNWQGLLVPDCPPYDKGAFRIELIFPAEYPFKPPKVTFKTKIYHPNIDEKGQVCLPIISVENWKPATRTDQVIHNLVSLVNSPQPEHPLRADLAEEYSKDRAKFMKNAEEFTKKHSEKRPVD; encoded by the exons ATGAATAGGAGACTTATCAAG GAGCTTGAAGAAATCCGCAAATGTGGGGCAAAGCATTTCCGCAGCATTCAAGTGGATGAATCGAATCTTTTGAACTGGCAAGGCCTTCTTGTTCCT GACTGTCCTCCATATGACAAGGGAGCATTTCGGATTGAGCTCATCTTCCCCGCGGAGTACCCCTTCAAGCCACCGAAGGTAACGTTCAAGACAAAAATCTACCACCCCAACATCGATGAGAAGGGCCAGGTGTGTCTGCCCATCATCAGCGTGGAGAACTGGAAGCCGGCCACAAGAACGGATCAAG tGATTCACAATCTGGTTAGTCTGGTGAACAGCCCTCAGCCGGAGCATCCGCTGAGGGCCGACCTGGCCGAGGAGTACAGCAAAGATCGCGCCAAATTCATGAAGAACGCCGAGGAGTTTACAAAGAAACACAGTGAAAAGCGACCCGTCGACTGA
- the ckmt2a gene encoding creatine kinase, mitochondrial 2a (sarcomeric): protein MASSFTRLISGRNTAALLASLGAGTMATGFLMSETGPLAADKKTKLYPPSSDFPDLRKHNNCMAAALTPAIYAKLRDKVTPNNWTLDQSIQTGVDNPGHPFIKTVGCVAGDEESYEVFAELFDPVIKDRHNGYDPRTMKHPTDLDSSKITNAVFDENYVLSSRVRTGRSIRGLSLPPACSRAERREVERVVVTALAGLKGDLAGRYYGLGDMTEKEQQQLIDDHFLFDKPVSPLLTCAFMARDWPDARGIWHNNEKTFLIWVNEEDHTRVISMEKGGNMKRVFERFCRGLKQVEHLIQERGWEFMWNEHLGYILTCPSNLGTGLRAGVHVRLPKLSQDPRFSKILDNLRLQKRGTGGVDTAATGDTFDISNNDRLGKSEVELVQLLVDGVNHLIECEKKLEKGQDIKVPAPITQFRK, encoded by the exons ATGGCGAGCTCTTTCACACGCTTGATCTCCGGCCGAAACACGGCAGCTCTGTTGGCCAGCTTGGGCGCAGGAACGATGGCCACTGGCTTCCTGATGAGCGAAACTGGCCCCCTGGCTGCTGATAAGAAGACAAAGCTCTATCCTCCCAG CTCGGACTTCCCCGACCTGAGGAAACACAACAACTGCATGGCCGCGGCTCTGACTCCCGCCATTTATGCCAAACTGAGGGACAAGGTCACCCCCAACAACTGGACCCTGGACCAGAGCATCCAAACCGGTGTGGATAACCCCGGGCACCCGTTCATCAAGACGGTGGGCTGTGTGGCAGGCGACGAGGAGAGCTACGAG GTGTTTGCTGAGCTCTTTGACCCCGTCATCAAAGACCGGCACAACGGCTACGACCCCAGAACCATGAAACACCCGACTGACCTGGACTCCTCCAAG ATAACCAACGCCGTGTTCGACGAAAACTACGTCCTGTCGTCCCGTGTCCGCACCGGCCGCAGTATCCGCGGGCTGAGCCTGCCCCCGGCCTGTTCCAGGGCCGAGCGTCGGGAGGTGGAGCGCGTCGTGGTGACGGCCCTGGCCGGCCTAAAGGGAGACCTGGCCGGACGCTACTACGGCCTGGGAGACATGACCGagaaggagcagcagcagctcattGAT GACCACTTCCTGTTTGACAAACCTGTCTCTCCTTTGTTGACATGTGCCTTTATGGCCCGAGACTGGCCAGACGCCAGGGGCATCTG GCACAACAATGAGAAGACCTTCCTGATCTGGGTGAATGAGGAGGACCACACCAGAGTCATCTCCATGGAGAAGGGAGGCAACATGAAGAGAGTATTTGAGAGATTCTGCAGAGGACTTAAACAG GTAGAGCACCTGATCCAGGAGAGAGGCTGGGAGTTCATGTGGAACGAGCATCTGGGCTACATCCTCACATGTCCCTCCAACCTGGGCACTGGCCTCAGGGCGGGGGTGCATGTGCGCCTGCCAAAACTCagccag GACCCGCGTTTCTCCAAAATCCTCGACAACCTGCGGCTGCAGAAAAGAGGCACCGGCGGCGTGGATACCGCCGCTACCGGGGACACCTTCGACATTTCCAACAACGACCGTCTCGGCAAATCTGAG GTGGAGCTGGTCCAGCTATTGGTCGATGGGGTCAACCACCTGATTGAGTGTGAGAAGAAGCTCGAGAAGGGACAGGACATCAAAGTCCCAGCTCCCATTACTCAGTTCAGGAAGTAA